The sequence CGCTCACAACCTGAGAACCATACGAAGGGTCCATCCCCATATTGTTCCCAACTGTGAGGACTTCAGTAATCCTCCCGTAATGGATGATTATAACAGACAGTTCAGGGAAGACCTGGGATACAGTAAGGATGATATCCTCTTTCTGCAGCCCACAAGAATTGTACCACGTAAGAGAATCGAAGATTCCATTTATCTGGTTTCCCGTTTTCAGCAGAAATATCCGGAGTTGAAAGAACATATCCGCTTTATTATCTCCTTATATCAGGGAGATGAGCTGGATGACAGTTATGTCCACGGTATTCAGAAGATTGCCGATACAGAGGGTGTTGAACTGGATCTGATTGCAGAGCGGGTCGCATCGGTTCGTGGTACGGATGATCAGGGCAGGCGTTTATATACAAACAGGGATGTCCTTGTAAATGCGGATTTTGTGACCTATCTTCCTGTGTGGGAAGGATTCGGGAATGCTCTTCTTGAGACAGTAGCCGCCCGTATTCCTCTGGCAGTGGCAACATATCTGGTATATAAGACTGATATTATGAACCGGGGTCTGGACTGTGTTGAAATCAGAGATGATTACGATGTAAACGGCCGCCTGCTGATACCTGATAATTCCCTGGAACAGATCTATCAGATTGTTACTGATCCTGCTGTCAGGGCCATGATGACTGAGCACAGCTTCAATGCCATGAAAAAAGCATTCGGGATGCCCGTACTTCAGGAAAAGCTGAAGGGTATTCTGGAATCCTATGGAGATGAAATCCTTGCGTCCAGAAGACGTCTGGCCAAGAAGAAAACTACATTCTCAGTATAGAGCTGCCGGGAATATTCAGAGTGGTTTCAGGGCTCTTATACATATATGGGAATTGAATTCCTGAATGGATGTAATTTCTCTGAAACCACTATCAATTATTTCCCGGATAAGTTCGGAAGATCCTATCCTCTCGGCAATGGGAGGTCCTGAGCTCATCTCAGGATTCTCCTTTTCCCAGTCAATTATCAGCAAGACTCCCCCAGGTTTGAGTACGCGGTATGCTTCATTCAGAAAAGTTTCTGTATTTTCAAGTTCATGATAAACAGCAATACTCCACAGGGCGTCAGCGCAGTTGTTTTTCAGGGGTATATGAGTACTGTCTACAAGAACAGGGCGAATATTCTCAGGCATGTTGGCATTGAGATATTCTATCATCACCGGCTGTATATCCACTGCGTGAATAACGGCTTCAGGAGCTGAGGAGGCAAATTCCTGTGTAAAAAAATCGGTTCCTGCACCATAGTCTACAAGGACTTCAGGTGATTCAAGATCAAGGGATTTCCATATCAGTTCTGGAGGAAGCCACTTCTTTCTAACCGGGTTGTTCAATTTCTCAAGTTTGTCAGGATTAAAAATCATCTCATTCATACTCCTAATAATATAATCCCTGAATCCGGTGATTTCCTGAATAATGAATGGATTATTACGAATGTTCAGGGTTTTCCGGTTCTTTTGTCTTTATATAGCAGCCCAGCCCTCTCATGACTGCATGGTAGACACTTTTTTCTTGGGGTTTTCCCTGATATGATGTTCGAAATGGGAAATCAAAAGTACAGTAAAACAAGTGAATTCACCGCAGGAGCACGAGCTGCTCTGCCTCTCCTTATGGGAACAGCGCCCTTTGGATTGATATACGGGACTCTTGCTGTGACCGCGGGGCTTTCCAATGCTGCCGCCGTTGCCATGTCCCTGTTTGTTTTTGCCGGGTCGGCACAGTTTATAGCCGTCGGCCTTGTGGGTGCAGGGGCCCCTGTTGCCATTATTATTCTGACCACAGTCGTTGTAAACCTGAGGCATATGCTCTACAGCGCCACTCTGCTTCCCTATCTGAAGACAGTTCCACAGCGCTGGCGGATAGCACTGGCCTTCTGGCTGACCGATGAAGCCTTTGCTGTTTGCATAAGCCGCTACCGGGAGGATGATGATTCTCCCTGGAAACACTGGTACCAGCTTGGTGCTTCTCTGGCCATGTACGTTAATTGGCAGATCTGGTGTATCTTGGGTCTTATTCTGGGCAGCCGTATTTCTGATGCCGGAGCCTGGGGGCTTGATTTTGCCCTTCCTGTCACCTTTATAGGTATGACAATTCCCTTTATTAAAAATAGATCCACCGTGGTCTGTGTTATAACCGCTGCTGCGGTCTCGTTGATGACTGGATTCATGCCGTTTAAACTTGGACTTATAGTCGCAGCTCTGGCGGGAGTTTCAGCAGGTCTGCTTGTAGACAAATCAGTTCAATATCAAGAGTTTCTCAAAGGAGAACAGACATGACTCTGCCTGAAATAATAATGCTTGCCGGAATGTTTGCTGTTACTTTTTTTATCCGCTATATTCTTCTTGCTGTTGCCGATCGCTTTCAGATGCCTGATCTGATGGAAAGAGCTCTCTATTATGTTCCTCCGGCTGTTTTGACAGCCATACTGGTTCCAGCGGTACTTCTTCCCCGGGGAGAGTGGGATATCAGTTTCTCAAATGCCTATATTTTCGGTGCCCTTGCAGCTGTTGCGGGAGGGGTTATTTTAAGAAAACATACTCTAATGGCTTCGATAGTCAGCGGGTTTGTCATTTT comes from Oceanispirochaeta sp. M1 and encodes:
- a CDS encoding glycosyltransferase family 4 protein; the encoded protein is MKQSYKLAVVCGKLGDVDGVSLEVDKWIDVLCDMGHEIYTVSGVYAADLPRVPAERRLTVPELCFDSDFQKRIEPVMFPHIVPGNRSNGSSKERKKLMESLNIIGSDAAEQIHQFILENDIDALIAQNTNAMPMTLVGAMAVYKLSSEYKTAVIFHHHDFWWERSRFSGNYMEDLLKEIMPPTDPSLEHVVISSYAAHNLRTIRRVHPHIVPNCEDFSNPPVMDDYNRQFREDLGYSKDDILFLQPTRIVPRKRIEDSIYLVSRFQQKYPELKEHIRFIISLYQGDELDDSYVHGIQKIADTEGVELDLIAERVASVRGTDDQGRRLYTNRDVLVNADFVTYLPVWEGFGNALLETVAARIPLAVATYLVYKTDIMNRGLDCVEIRDDYDVNGRLLIPDNSLEQIYQIVTDPAVRAMMTEHSFNAMKKAFGMPVLQEKLKGILESYGDEILASRRRLAKKKTTFSV
- a CDS encoding class I SAM-dependent methyltransferase, whose amino-acid sequence is MNEMIFNPDKLEKLNNPVRKKWLPPELIWKSLDLESPEVLVDYGAGTDFFTQEFASSAPEAVIHAVDIQPVMIEYLNANMPENIRPVLVDSTHIPLKNNCADALWSIAVYHELENTETFLNEAYRVLKPGGVLLIIDWEKENPEMSSGPPIAERIGSSELIREIIDSGFREITSIQEFNSHICIRALKPL
- a CDS encoding AzlC family ABC transporter permease, producing the protein MGNQKYSKTSEFTAGARAALPLLMGTAPFGLIYGTLAVTAGLSNAAAVAMSLFVFAGSAQFIAVGLVGAGAPVAIIILTTVVVNLRHMLYSATLLPYLKTVPQRWRIALAFWLTDEAFAVCISRYREDDDSPWKHWYQLGASLAMYVNWQIWCILGLILGSRISDAGAWGLDFALPVTFIGMTIPFIKNRSTVVCVITAAAVSLMTGFMPFKLGLIVAALAGVSAGLLVDKSVQYQEFLKGEQT
- a CDS encoding AzlD domain-containing protein; this encodes MTLPEIIMLAGMFAVTFFIRYILLAVADRFQMPDLMERALYYVPPAVLTAILVPAVLLPRGEWDISFSNAYIFGALAAVAGGVILRKHTLMASIVSGFVIFFVWRFLFS